The following proteins come from a genomic window of Nocardiopsis sp. YSL2:
- a CDS encoding DUF3870 domain-containing protein: MHGDDRMQQLFRDPRVVLISGYARLPDSVASHSQYQRLGVVLAVDSSDGRIVAADTTLLTDLAKDFFRALVEGASVTEDIAEIVQRVQTRYAGQSGAALTTALRRCLETYYQMRDGDQLPGGPDAKE; encoded by the coding sequence TTGCACGGCGACGACCGAATGCAGCAGTTGTTCCGCGACCCCAGGGTCGTTCTGATCTCCGGCTACGCCCGGCTTCCCGACTCGGTGGCGAGCCACTCCCAGTACCAGCGGCTCGGCGTCGTGCTCGCGGTCGACAGCTCCGACGGCCGAATCGTCGCCGCGGACACCACCCTGCTGACCGACCTGGCCAAGGACTTCTTCCGGGCCCTGGTCGAGGGCGCCTCGGTCACCGAGGACATCGCCGAGATCGTGCAGCGGGTACAGACCAGGTACGCGGGCCAGTCCGGTGCCGCGCTGACCACCGCCCTGCGCCGCTGCCTGGAGACCTACTACCAGATGCGGGACGGCGACCAGCTGCCCGGCGGCCCCGACGCCAAGGAGTGA